From Nitrospira sp., the proteins below share one genomic window:
- a CDS encoding nitrilase-related carbon-nitrogen hydrolase, giving the protein MRVGYYQYEPEFGAVAKNVETVRATLEQADADVIVLPELFASGYQFVSAEEAQRLSEPVPDGPTTTMLVELARRRRMHIVAGLPERAGSKVYNSAVVVGPSGFLGCYRKSHLFFEETLWFAPGDSGFQVWDIGPATIGVMICFDWYYPEAARTLALMGAEIICHPSNLVLPNCPDSMPVRCLENRVFAITSNRIGTEARGGKEPLTFIGHSEVVSPRGVILHRAPRDREELAMVDIDPADARNKTLTPYNDLLRDRRPDLYRK; this is encoded by the coding sequence ATGCGTGTTGGATACTATCAATACGAGCCAGAGTTTGGCGCAGTGGCCAAGAACGTGGAAACTGTTCGTGCCACGCTCGAGCAGGCCGACGCCGATGTGATCGTGCTGCCGGAATTGTTCGCGTCCGGGTATCAGTTTGTCTCAGCAGAAGAGGCGCAACGCCTATCTGAGCCGGTGCCGGACGGGCCTACGACGACGATGTTAGTGGAGCTGGCTCGCCGCCGCCGGATGCACATTGTCGCCGGATTGCCGGAGCGGGCTGGTTCAAAGGTCTACAATTCGGCCGTCGTCGTGGGGCCATCCGGGTTTCTGGGCTGCTATCGCAAGAGCCATCTGTTTTTTGAAGAGACCCTGTGGTTCGCTCCGGGCGATAGCGGGTTCCAGGTGTGGGACATCGGCCCCGCCACGATCGGCGTGATGATCTGTTTCGATTGGTACTATCCGGAAGCCGCGCGGACGCTCGCCTTGATGGGGGCCGAGATCATCTGCCATCCGTCAAATCTCGTCTTGCCGAACTGTCCCGATTCGATGCCGGTGCGGTGCCTCGAAAATCGTGTGTTTGCCATTACGAGTAATCGTATCGGCACGGAGGCCCGCGGCGGCAAGGAGCCGCTCACCTTTATTGGCCATAGCGAAGTGGTCAGCCCGCGAGGCGTCATTTTGCATCGCGCGCCGCGGGACCGAGAAGAACTGGCGATGGTGGACATCGATCCGGCCGACGCCAGGAATAAGACGCTCACTCCCTACAACGATCTGCTGCGTGACCGGCGGCCGGATCTCTATCGGAAATAA
- a CDS encoding sulfurtransferase produces the protein MTHPLLIDTDTLQQRLEEPGLVILDVRGRSAYEFGGHIPGAVHSTWHEYSDPNAIPKGLLNPDVAQIERRLRALGISNDSEVIIYSNPFDNWGDEGRMFWMLEYLGHQNLKVLDGGWVKWTAEKRPFSHGLETPKPGTFTAAPVKRVMMTKDELKLIVRQPHPQTAVLDARSLEEYLGKEISGIPRPGHIPTAILVPWNTFLNKDATVKDLAVVREALEDKGVQPSQEVVCYCTGGVRSAWLYFILKLAGYETVRNYPGSWWEWSRDFACPVEKDIQGLQKILGFNEAARPS, from the coding sequence ATGACACATCCACTGCTCATCGACACCGACACCCTGCAGCAGCGTCTGGAAGAACCGGGCCTCGTGATATTGGATGTCCGCGGCCGGTCGGCCTACGAATTCGGCGGCCATATTCCCGGCGCGGTCCATTCCACCTGGCATGAATACAGCGATCCCAACGCCATTCCCAAAGGGCTGCTCAATCCCGATGTGGCGCAGATCGAGCGGCGGCTGCGCGCGCTGGGCATCAGCAACGACAGCGAAGTCATCATCTACTCCAATCCGTTCGACAACTGGGGCGATGAGGGTCGGATGTTTTGGATGCTGGAGTACCTCGGCCATCAGAACCTCAAGGTGCTCGACGGCGGGTGGGTGAAGTGGACGGCGGAGAAGCGGCCGTTCAGCCACGGCCTTGAGACGCCCAAGCCCGGCACGTTCACGGCTGCGCCGGTGAAGCGCGTGATGATGACCAAGGACGAATTGAAGCTGATCGTCCGGCAGCCGCATCCGCAGACCGCCGTGCTCGATGCCCGCAGTCTGGAGGAATATCTCGGGAAGGAAATCTCCGGCATTCCGAGGCCCGGACACATTCCTACGGCGATTCTTGTGCCGTGGAACACGTTTCTCAATAAAGATGCCACGGTGAAAGATTTGGCGGTGGTTCGAGAGGCGCTGGAAGACAAGGGCGTGCAGCCGTCGCAGGAGGTCGTGTGCTACTGCACCGGCGGCGTGCGGTCGGCCTGGCTCTACTTCATCTTGAAATTGGCGGGGTATGAAACGGTCCGGAATTATCCTGGATCCTGGTGGGAGTGGAGCCGGGACTTTGCCTGTCCCGTTGAAAAAGACATTCAGGGGCTGCAGAAGATTCTGGGGTTCAATGAGGCGGCCAGGCCTTCTTGA
- a CDS encoding YqgE/AlgH family protein: MNVELGKGIFLVAAPSLRDPNFRQTVVLLCEHGAEGALGVVVNRPTAMSISEALPQVPIIEGAGHVLYAGGPVQTNQVMLLYRGDQLPENSHHVFDGVCLGGDIGVVERILTGSPTKESFRAYLGYSGWGPGQLESEMKTGSWITLPADSTIVFEKDPASVWQEIVLTLGESYRHYADMPFDPSYN; encoded by the coding sequence ATGAACGTTGAACTGGGGAAAGGCATTTTTCTCGTCGCGGCACCGAGCCTGCGCGATCCCAATTTTCGCCAGACCGTGGTCTTGCTCTGCGAGCACGGCGCGGAAGGAGCGTTGGGTGTCGTCGTCAATCGCCCGACCGCCATGTCCATCTCCGAAGCCCTGCCGCAGGTGCCGATCATTGAAGGGGCGGGCCATGTGCTCTACGCCGGCGGGCCGGTGCAGACGAATCAGGTCATGCTGCTCTATCGGGGGGATCAGCTGCCGGAGAATTCCCATCATGTCTTTGATGGGGTCTGTCTCGGCGGGGATATCGGGGTGGTTGAGCGCATCCTGACCGGCTCTCCGACGAAAGAGTCGTTCCGTGCCTACCTTGGATACTCGGGGTGGGGGCCAGGCCAGTTGGAGTCCGAAATGAAAACCGGCTCATGGATCACCTTGCCGGCGGATTCCACGATTGTGTTCGAGAAAGATCCGGCGAGTGTCTGGCAGGAGATTGTGCTGACCCTGGGCGAATCTTACCGGCATTATGCCGATATGCCGTTCGATCCCTCCTATAATTGA
- a CDS encoding histone deacetylase gives MGTTGLVYHPACLEHDMGMGHPESPNRLRAIVQQLEQSGTMARLTRIEPRKAEDEWITQIHTPSYLASLAKQAPSSGRVSLDPDTSMSPGSLTAAYLAAGGALAAVDAIMNKEVAHVFCAVRPPGHHAEANRAMGFCLFNNVAIAARYAQKQHGLARVLIVDWDVHHGNGTQHSFEDDPSVLFFSTHQYPHYPGSGRDSERGRGAGEGYTINVPMEAGEGDDDYRRIFHEVLVPAADAFKPDFVIISAGFDAHKDDPLAGMGLTEEGYRDLTGIVAGIAQQHAQGRVLSSLEGGYNLTALAASVDAHIQALLAA, from the coding sequence ATGGGCACAACCGGCCTCGTCTATCATCCTGCCTGCCTTGAGCACGATATGGGCATGGGCCACCCTGAGTCGCCCAACCGGCTGCGGGCCATTGTGCAACAGCTGGAGCAGAGCGGCACTATGGCTCGGTTGACGAGAATCGAACCGAGAAAAGCTGAAGACGAATGGATCACGCAGATCCACACGCCAAGTTACCTCGCGTCGCTCGCGAAACAGGCTCCCTCCAGCGGACGTGTATCACTCGATCCCGATACCTCGATGTCGCCCGGTTCCTTGACGGCGGCCTATCTGGCTGCCGGAGGCGCGCTCGCGGCGGTCGATGCGATCATGAACAAAGAGGTGGCGCATGTCTTCTGCGCCGTGCGCCCGCCGGGCCATCATGCAGAAGCCAACCGTGCGATGGGGTTTTGTCTCTTCAATAATGTGGCCATCGCCGCGCGCTATGCACAGAAGCAGCATGGGCTTGCGCGTGTCTTGATCGTTGACTGGGATGTCCATCACGGGAACGGGACGCAACACAGTTTTGAGGATGATCCCTCGGTGCTCTTTTTCAGCACCCACCAATATCCGCACTACCCCGGCAGCGGCCGGGACTCGGAGCGAGGGCGCGGCGCCGGAGAAGGGTACACGATCAATGTGCCGATGGAGGCGGGTGAGGGAGACGACGACTATCGCAGGATTTTTCACGAGGTCTTGGTGCCGGCGGCGGATGCCTTCAAGCCGGACTTCGTGATCATCTCAGCCGGGTTCGATGCGCACAAAGACGATCCCCTGGCCGGTATGGGATTGACCGAGGAGGGGTACCGCGACCTCACGGGGATCGTGGCCGGGATCGCGCAGCAGCATGCGCAGGGGCGCGTGCTCTCGTCGCTCGAAGGCGGGTATAACCTCACGGCTTTGGCGGCGTCCGTTGATGCTCACATCCAAGCGTTGTTAGCCGCATGA
- a CDS encoding CsgG/HfaB family protein yields the protein MGRLFLGRLNVCRKVAFNSLLLASMLSSHCGVAYTVYKSESKLDRLAVPMTKAQILEEIGRPDRVLRDDGRMLVWEYSLTARKQWLYELGLCPISVWIGGCVIYPFTNVAMERQREYPQHVVLVNEELCAWGPPAAILQRRRSCEVAGVPHGRAGAFPGKPEPTVTGLGPIGRETIDRYRTMAVMLFEDGPNAPGSGSRVAGIVTTLLLDLDMNMVERAKLDEVLKEQVIQLTHADDANVLKVGKLVGAHAIIVGGVQQWEQHVEARTNSVSLSLRMIDVETDQLLFNGEGHLTDPTTDDPESSARIIAHRILARFGSQTGLLGSGRIGVNWELLESAGARYYAVRELRSGLPAEKAGLHVGDQVVGCNGSSLAGVKSEREAKRLCQVEAGQALKLDVRRGGSPMELGIVAEPRPGL from the coding sequence ATGGGACGTCTCTTCCTGGGCCGCCTGAATGTTTGCCGGAAGGTGGCGTTCAACAGCCTCCTGCTCGCCTCAATGCTGTCCTCCCATTGCGGAGTGGCGTACACCGTCTACAAATCCGAATCGAAGCTGGACCGGCTCGCCGTGCCCATGACCAAGGCTCAGATTCTCGAAGAGATCGGCCGTCCGGACCGTGTGCTGCGCGACGATGGGCGGATGCTCGTGTGGGAATATTCCCTGACGGCGCGCAAGCAATGGCTCTATGAGCTCGGCCTCTGTCCGATCTCCGTCTGGATCGGCGGCTGCGTTATCTACCCGTTCACGAATGTGGCTATGGAACGGCAGCGCGAATATCCGCAGCATGTCGTGCTCGTGAACGAGGAACTCTGCGCCTGGGGGCCGCCCGCGGCCATTTTGCAGCGGCGGCGATCCTGTGAAGTGGCCGGTGTGCCGCACGGCCGTGCAGGGGCTTTCCCGGGCAAGCCTGAGCCGACTGTGACGGGGTTGGGTCCGATCGGCCGCGAAACGATCGATCGCTACCGCACGATGGCGGTCATGCTGTTCGAAGACGGACCGAATGCACCGGGTTCCGGCTCGCGGGTAGCAGGGATCGTGACGACACTCTTGTTGGATCTCGACATGAACATGGTCGAGCGCGCCAAGCTCGATGAAGTGCTCAAGGAGCAGGTGATTCAACTGACCCATGCCGACGATGCCAATGTGCTGAAAGTCGGCAAGCTGGTCGGCGCCCATGCCATCATTGTGGGCGGGGTGCAGCAATGGGAGCAGCATGTCGAGGCGCGGACAAACAGTGTGTCGCTTTCCTTGCGCATGATCGATGTGGAAACCGACCAGCTTCTGTTCAACGGCGAGGGGCATCTGACCGATCCGACGACCGACGATCCGGAGAGCTCTGCTCGCATCATTGCCCATCGCATCCTGGCGAGGTTTGGCTCACAGACTGGTCTGCTTGGATCCGGGCGCATCGGGGTGAATTGGGAATTGCTCGAGTCAGCCGGCGCGCGTTACTACGCGGTGCGAGAATTGCGCAGTGGCCTTCCCGCAGAGAAGGCCGGATTGCACGTCGGGGATCAAGTCGTCGGCTGCAACGGATCTTCACTGGCAGGAGTGAAATCAGAACGCGAAGCCAAACGGCTCTGCCAGGTCGAAGCGGGGCAGGCTTTAAAGCTCGATGTCCGGCGCGGCGGCTCCCCGATGGAACTCGGCATCGTGGCGGAACCGAGACCGGGGTTGTGA
- a CDS encoding tetratricopeptide repeat protein produces the protein MPNPRIEPLKRVLAIEPTDDVAWFGLGKAYMEDGNFEEAAKALQQCIVVKPTYSAAYYALAQSLQRLGRLDECRTICGTGIDVSTKNGDAMVTKNLEMLKGTLG, from the coding sequence ATGCCCAATCCCCGCATCGAACCGCTGAAGAGAGTGCTCGCGATTGAACCGACCGACGATGTGGCCTGGTTCGGTCTCGGGAAAGCCTATATGGAAGATGGCAATTTCGAAGAAGCGGCCAAGGCCCTGCAGCAATGTATCGTGGTGAAGCCCACCTACTCCGCGGCCTACTACGCGCTGGCCCAATCGCTCCAGAGACTCGGTCGTCTTGACGAATGCCGCACGATCTGCGGCACCGGCATCGACGTCTCCACCAAAAATGGCGACGCGATGGTGACGAAGAATCTGGAGATGCTAAAGGGGACGCTCGGCTAG
- the smbP gene encoding small metal-binding protein SmbP, whose amino-acid sequence MKITVRHSVAVFVAVSALVAAPLMTGLALADNKHVAEAVEHAKEAAAHGKQGHADALVKHAEGALHHAEAAQKDVKNPHLDEGVKHLKEAVEHGKAGHADVATQHAEGAVTHLSEVK is encoded by the coding sequence ATGAAGATCACGGTTCGTCACAGTGTCGCGGTTTTTGTGGCAGTGAGCGCATTGGTTGCTGCTCCTCTGATGACTGGGCTGGCGCTGGCCGACAATAAGCATGTCGCCGAAGCGGTCGAGCATGCCAAGGAAGCTGCCGCCCATGGCAAGCAGGGGCATGCTGATGCCCTGGTGAAGCATGCGGAAGGGGCGCTCCATCATGCGGAAGCGGCCCAGAAAGACGTGAAAAATCCGCATCTGGATGAAGGGGTCAAGCATCTGAAGGAAGCGGTGGAGCACGGCAAGGCCGGTCATGCGGACGTGGCCACGCAGCACGCTGAAGGCGCGGTGACGCACCTGTCTGAAGTGAAGTAG
- a CDS encoding (2Fe-2S)-binding protein has translation MYICLCNGITESEVRDAGRCGLVTPCQLKAKFGLKKNDRCGRCAKNIQEFVALAKEGCANASPAVSQHSDARPAISDPTTA, from the coding sequence ATGTATATCTGTCTCTGTAACGGCATCACCGAGTCAGAGGTTCGCGATGCAGGCCGCTGCGGCCTGGTCACCCCCTGCCAGCTGAAGGCGAAGTTCGGACTGAAGAAAAATGACCGTTGCGGCCGCTGCGCCAAGAATATCCAGGAATTTGTCGCGCTCGCCAAAGAGGGGTGTGCGAATGCGTCCCCTGCCGTCTCACAACACTCAGACGCCCGCCCCGCCATTTCAGACCCCACGACCGCCTAG
- a CDS encoding M3 family oligoendopeptidase, whose translation MATKTSRKAPAHKKTTPPAKSTVPDRWDLSHLAENPVRTIETHLSAIERLVTDFESRRPALSPAMDASAFQALLDLSQSITQQSSRLSAYAYLWFSEDTKNLQARSFKTKVEERLTDLSNRLLFFDLWWQTVDQPNAERLMAGSGDLRYHLETIRRFKPHTLTEPEEKIINVKNITGRSAVHTLYDVVTNGFTFTLTVKGKKKQLSREELTSYVRSQTPRVREAAYRELYRVYASHHDLLGEIYKTLVSDWKSENLQLRHFSSPIATRNLGNDIPDRAVEVLLEVCRKNADVFQHYFKLKAKLCGIKPMTRYHIYAPHRTEQKSYRYADAVRMVLEAYRGFSPRLAELAERVVQERHIDAPARPGKLGGAYCYSVVPGMTPYVMLNYTGEARDIATMAHELGHAVHGMLAEHHSVYTFHSTLPLAETASVFGERILSDALMAQETNKGVRQGLLLSQLDDIYATVLRQSYFVRFENQAHGMIANGATVDDLSHTYLAELRQQFGKAVKVPDEFRWEWLSIPHLFASPFYCYAYSFGNLLVLALYRMYKEEGAAFVPKYLDLLATGGSQSPQDILAKVSVDMTAERFWQSGFDTIRDMVRELEETLA comes from the coding sequence ATGGCCACCAAGACATCCCGCAAAGCCCCCGCGCATAAAAAAACGACCCCCCCGGCGAAATCCACCGTGCCGGACCGCTGGGACTTGAGCCACCTGGCTGAAAATCCGGTTCGCACGATCGAGACTCATCTAAGCGCGATCGAACGCCTGGTCACGGATTTCGAGTCGAGACGCCCGGCCTTAAGCCCGGCGATGGACGCATCGGCGTTTCAAGCCCTGCTCGACCTCAGCCAATCCATCACCCAACAGTCCTCTCGCTTGAGCGCCTACGCCTATCTCTGGTTTTCGGAAGACACGAAGAATCTGCAGGCCCGTTCGTTCAAAACCAAAGTCGAAGAACGCCTGACCGACCTGAGCAATCGCCTGCTCTTCTTCGACCTCTGGTGGCAAACCGTCGATCAGCCGAACGCCGAACGGCTGATGGCCGGATCCGGAGACCTGCGGTACCACCTGGAAACCATTCGCCGCTTCAAGCCCCATACGCTGACGGAGCCGGAAGAGAAAATCATCAATGTGAAGAACATTACCGGCCGGAGCGCGGTCCATACGCTCTACGACGTGGTCACGAACGGGTTTACCTTTACCCTGACCGTCAAGGGCAAAAAGAAACAGCTCTCGCGGGAGGAACTCACGTCATATGTGCGCAGCCAAACCCCGCGCGTCAGGGAAGCGGCCTATCGCGAACTCTACCGGGTCTACGCGTCCCATCACGACCTGTTGGGCGAAATCTATAAGACGCTGGTCAGCGATTGGAAATCCGAAAATCTCCAGCTGCGGCACTTCTCCTCACCGATTGCCACCAGAAATCTCGGCAACGATATTCCGGATCGAGCGGTCGAGGTCCTGCTTGAGGTCTGCCGGAAGAATGCCGATGTCTTCCAGCACTATTTCAAGCTGAAGGCCAAACTCTGCGGCATCAAGCCGATGACCCGCTATCACATCTACGCCCCGCACCGGACCGAGCAGAAATCCTATCGCTATGCCGACGCCGTCCGGATGGTGCTGGAGGCGTATCGCGGGTTTTCACCGCGTCTCGCCGAGCTGGCCGAACGGGTGGTCCAGGAACGGCACATCGATGCCCCGGCAAGACCTGGCAAACTCGGCGGCGCCTACTGCTACAGCGTCGTCCCCGGCATGACGCCCTATGTGATGCTGAACTACACCGGCGAAGCACGCGATATCGCCACCATGGCTCATGAGCTGGGGCACGCCGTCCACGGTATGCTGGCCGAACACCATTCGGTCTATACCTTCCACTCCACCCTCCCGCTGGCGGAAACCGCCTCGGTGTTCGGCGAACGCATTCTCTCCGACGCCCTCATGGCGCAAGAAACCAACAAGGGCGTCCGCCAAGGCTTGCTGCTCAGCCAGCTCGACGATATCTATGCGACGGTCTTGCGCCAATCCTACTTTGTCCGGTTCGAAAATCAGGCCCATGGCATGATCGCAAACGGGGCCACCGTCGATGACCTCTCGCACACCTACCTCGCAGAGCTGCGGCAGCAGTTCGGCAAGGCCGTCAAAGTGCCGGACGAGTTCCGCTGGGAATGGCTGTCGATTCCCCATCTCTTCGCAAGCCCCTTCTATTGCTACGCCTATAGCTTCGGCAATCTCCTAGTGCTGGCCCTCTACCGGATGTACAAGGAGGAAGGAGCCGCCTTTGTCCCCAAATACCTCGACCTGCTGGCAACCGGCGGCTCGCAGTCGCCCCAGGACATCCTGGCCAAAGTCAGCGTCGATATGACCGCCGAGCGGTTCTGGCAATCGGGCTTCGACACGATCCGGGATATGGTACGGGAGCTGGAAGAGACTCTGGCCTGA
- a CDS encoding NAD(P)H-dependent oxidoreductase: MGFFSIASTPLRSLVAPFLCAVLVLLGSGSGETFAEEPTPVVRVLVTYHSRSGNTERMAEAVVEGVKLVAGTEVLLKRVGQVTAEELFAADAVVVGSPVYWSNMAGEVKTFFDNWQFKFGVFPEFKMKNKVGAAFATGGQVSSGKEVTMLTMLAAMLGNQMIVVSGGGAFGASATTEGDSPGIDSKELADARALGQRVAEVAKLVRGHSAR, from the coding sequence ATGGGTTTCTTCAGCATCGCGAGCACACCACTCCGTTCCCTTGTAGCTCCCTTTCTCTGCGCCGTTCTTGTGCTCCTGGGCAGCGGCTCCGGCGAAACCTTCGCCGAAGAGCCCACCCCGGTGGTGCGGGTGCTCGTCACTTACCATTCTCGTTCCGGCAATACCGAGCGCATGGCCGAAGCGGTCGTGGAAGGGGTGAAGCTTGTCGCAGGGACGGAGGTGTTGCTGAAGCGAGTGGGCCAGGTGACGGCAGAGGAGTTGTTTGCGGCCGATGCGGTCGTGGTCGGCTCGCCGGTCTATTGGTCCAATATGGCGGGTGAGGTGAAAACCTTCTTCGATAACTGGCAATTCAAATTTGGCGTCTTTCCCGAATTCAAGATGAAGAACAAAGTCGGCGCGGCCTTCGCTACCGGCGGCCAGGTGTCGAGCGGGAAGGAAGTGACGATGCTCACGATGCTTGCCGCGATGCTCGGCAACCAGATGATCGTCGTCAGCGGCGGCGGGGCCTTCGGCGCGTCCGCCACCACCGAGGGCGACAGCCCCGGGATCGACAGCAAGGAACTGGCCGACGCCCGCGCCTTAGGGCAGCGCGTCGCCGAAGTGGCCAAGCTTGTTCGGGGCCACTCTGCCCGGTAG
- a CDS encoding multiheme c-type cytochrome: MSRGLKIGLGVVVLAVAIYVYYTEIKPVVIFGLRDEYAHAIPLQKVPDGLTSLSAESCGQCHREIYDEWKTSIHSKAYEDPFFQAYWKKDKNIWVCLNCHTPLENQQPTLIKEIPRGRVEKAVQEPNPHYDPAYQKESVTCAACHVRDGVIYGPFEDSAAPHPTKFDPNFRTTQVCQRCHNVVSGPAQFYNVGPCGTYAEYEGKFFMQERGFICQSCHMPEIDRPVATDSPIRRGRQHLWRGGHDPDMIQRAVAVQVKADPPDPKPGQSVAFTLTLINAGAGHKIPTGDPDRHFTVEFLVEDAQKKVLAEQHSTMGRWILWQPAIVELYDNRLLPLASREYRFAYQVPAQSEGLILKARVQYHILTDGQHEMLQTKYGLTGTDPYRFVIYERDFPLSGALAAALSESHQQSALSRQPEPTSCPLKADG, encoded by the coding sequence ATGAGCCGGGGACTCAAGATTGGGCTCGGGGTCGTTGTGCTGGCGGTGGCGATCTATGTGTATTACACCGAAATCAAGCCGGTCGTGATTTTCGGGCTGCGCGACGAGTATGCCCACGCGATTCCGTTACAGAAAGTGCCCGACGGACTGACGAGTCTCAGCGCGGAATCCTGCGGCCAGTGCCATCGCGAGATCTATGATGAGTGGAAGACCAGCATCCATTCCAAAGCCTATGAAGATCCCTTTTTCCAGGCGTACTGGAAAAAGGACAAGAACATCTGGGTCTGCCTGAACTGCCACACGCCGCTGGAAAATCAGCAGCCCACCTTGATCAAAGAGATCCCGCGCGGCCGCGTCGAGAAGGCGGTGCAGGAGCCCAATCCGCACTACGATCCCGCGTATCAAAAGGAATCGGTGACGTGCGCGGCGTGCCATGTGCGCGACGGGGTGATCTATGGCCCGTTCGAAGATTCCGCCGCGCCGCATCCCACGAAGTTCGATCCCAACTTCCGTACGACGCAGGTCTGTCAGCGTTGCCACAACGTGGTGTCTGGTCCGGCGCAGTTCTACAATGTCGGCCCCTGCGGAACCTATGCGGAGTACGAAGGCAAGTTTTTTATGCAGGAGCGTGGATTCATCTGCCAGAGTTGCCACATGCCGGAGATCGACCGGCCGGTGGCGACGGACAGCCCGATTCGCCGGGGCCGCCAGCATTTGTGGCGCGGGGGGCATGACCCGGATATGATCCAGCGGGCGGTGGCCGTGCAGGTGAAGGCCGATCCGCCTGATCCGAAGCCGGGGCAGTCGGTGGCGTTTACGCTGACATTGATCAATGCCGGGGCTGGCCATAAGATCCCGACGGGAGATCCCGACCGGCACTTCACTGTCGAGTTCTTGGTGGAAGATGCCCAGAAGAAGGTGCTGGCGGAGCAGCATTCGACGATGGGGCGCTGGATTCTCTGGCAGCCGGCCATTGTCGAACTCTATGACAACCGCCTCTTGCCCCTGGCCAGCCGGGAATACCGGTTTGCGTATCAGGTGCCGGCCCAATCAGAGGGCTTGATTCTCAAGGCGCGGGTGCAGTACCACATTCTAACGGATGGGCAGCACGAGATGCTGCAAACCAAGTATGGCCTGACCGGGACCGATCCCTATCGGTTCGTGATTTATGAACGGGATTTTCCGTTATCCGGCGCGCTGGCTGCAGCGCTCAGTGAGAGCCATCAGCAGTCCGCTCTCAGCCGTCAGCCGGAACCCACAAGCTGTCCACTGAAAGCCGATGGCTGA
- a CDS encoding DUF192 domain-containing protein, whose protein sequence is MLSRMFPAGVLLLAILALYTGEALSAPAASPLIRVQTPSGTVIQAEIADTPLKRSTGLMYRDHLEKDHGMLFFFDQAQEWTFWMKNTKISLDLIWMDAKKRVIHIERNVPICTRTDDSCPQYRPNEGAMFVLEIAGGTVDGLKIEKGTKLQFANP, encoded by the coding sequence ATGTTGTCACGCATGTTTCCCGCTGGCGTCCTGTTATTGGCTATCCTGGCTCTATATACCGGAGAGGCGCTGTCTGCTCCGGCCGCTTCTCCGCTGATTCGCGTCCAGACTCCGTCCGGGACCGTGATCCAGGCCGAAATCGCCGACACCCCGCTCAAACGCTCTACGGGGCTAATGTACCGCGACCACCTGGAAAAGGACCACGGCATGCTGTTTTTCTTCGACCAGGCCCAGGAGTGGACCTTCTGGATGAAGAACACCAAGATCTCGCTCGATTTGATTTGGATGGACGCCAAGAAGCGGGTGATTCACATTGAGCGCAACGTGCCGATCTGCACGAGAACCGACGACTCCTGCCCGCAGTACCGCCCGAACGAGGGCGCGATGTTCGTGCTGGAAATTGCCGGCGGGACGGTGGATGGGCTGAAGATCGAGAAGGGCACGAAGCTGCAGTTTGCGAATCCCTAA